Proteins from a single region of Desulfolutivibrio sulfoxidireducens:
- a CDS encoding sensor histidine kinase: MSHADRAEILVVDDMPGNVRVLAHLLESEDLEVVTAHSGKQALELACRHDFALAMVDVAMPGMDGFETAARLRELPGFRHVPVIFMTTLCAARDQVFQGYEAGAVDYLVKPVEPAVLRNKVRVFVEQHRVRKTLEMRVAERVEDLREANARLLAEVRERQKVEARLREALAEKESLLAEIHHRVKNNLQIVSSLTDMVSRRIQDPEARAICLDLQAKIHGMGLIHTELYRSGNIGRIDIAAYGRTLFFQLAKMYEADGIEPVFDLDEVLLPLDKAVPCGLILNELLSNVFKHAYPKGGRGQVDIRIGRCGPRTAVISIRDHGRGLPEEVDGRGTTTFGLRLIRDTVKRQLCGTLRMDRGKGTAVAVEFQVAEVSS; encoded by the coding sequence ATGTCCCATGCGGACCGGGCCGAAATACTGGTCGTCGACGACATGCCGGGCAATGTGCGCGTTTTGGCCCATCTCCTCGAATCCGAGGACCTGGAGGTCGTCACGGCCCATTCCGGGAAGCAGGCCCTGGAACTGGCGTGCCGCCACGATTTCGCCCTGGCCATGGTGGATGTGGCCATGCCCGGCATGGATGGCTTCGAGACGGCCGCCCGGCTTCGGGAACTGCCCGGGTTCCGCCATGTGCCGGTGATTTTCATGACGACCCTTTGCGCGGCCCGGGACCAGGTCTTTCAGGGCTACGAGGCCGGGGCCGTGGATTATCTGGTCAAACCCGTGGAGCCCGCGGTGCTGCGCAACAAGGTCCGTGTCTTCGTGGAACAGCACCGGGTGCGAAAGACGTTGGAGATGCGGGTGGCCGAGCGCGTGGAAGACCTCAGGGAAGCCAACGCCAGGCTTCTGGCCGAGGTCCGGGAGCGGCAAAAGGTTGAGGCCAGGCTGCGCGAGGCCCTGGCGGAAAAGGAGAGTCTGCTCGCGGAGATCCACCACCGGGTCAAAAACAACCTCCAGATCGTCTCCAGCCTCACGGACATGGTCAGCCGGCGCATCCAGGACCCCGAGGCCCGGGCCATCTGTCTCGACCTTCAGGCCAAGATTCACGGCATGGGGCTCATCCACACCGAACTCTACCGGAGCGGCAACATCGGACGCATCGACATCGCGGCCTACGGCCGCACGCTGTTTTTCCAACTGGCCAAGATGTACGAGGCCGATGGCATCGAACCGGTCTTCGATCTCGACGAGGTGCTCTTGCCCCTGGACAAGGCCGTGCCCTGCGGGCTGATCCTCAATGAATTATTGAGCAACGTCTTCAAGCATGCCTATCCCAAGGGCGGCCGGGGCCAGGTGGATATCCGCATCGGCCGCTGCGGACCGCGCACCGCGGTCATCTCCATCCGCGACCACGGCCGGGGGCTGCCAGAGGAGGTGGATGGGCGCGGGACCACGACCTTCGGTTTGCGACTTATACGGGATACGGTAAAACGCCAGTTGTGCGGAACCCTGCGAATGGATAGGGGGAAGGGAACGGCGGTTGCCGTGGAGTTTCAAGTCGCGGAGGTGTCGTCATGA
- a CDS encoding AtpZ/AtpI family protein, with amino-acid sequence MLDKFLKSPIFKDKKTWDAVGNASVIGLHLVSGVLVGLAIGYWLDVWFGTKPWLLLLFLVFGIIAGFRNVYLEAKKFQEESNKTNHDGQE; translated from the coding sequence GTGCTGGACAAATTTCTCAAGTCACCGATATTCAAGGATAAAAAGACGTGGGACGCCGTAGGAAACGCCTCGGTCATCGGCCTGCATCTTGTTTCGGGCGTCCTTGTCGGGCTGGCCATCGGGTATTGGTTGGATGTGTGGTTTGGCACCAAGCCGTGGCTGCTGTTGCTTTTTTTGGTGTTCGGCATCATCGCGGGATTTCGCAACGTTTACCTGGAAGCCAAAAAATTCCAGGAAGAGTCGAATAAGACGAACCATGACGGCCAAGAGTAA
- a CDS encoding response regulator, translating to MKGNATEKGSILVVDDEPIITAQLEDMLGAMGYHVLESAGAGEEAVDFASRLHPDLVLMDIVMPGRMDGIAACDRIQREFNIPVVLLTAFGDDEHIARAKAAHPYGYILKPYQNCQIKASVEIALEKKRMERALEKTLAAFRAKAEDSELRLREAHHRIKNHLNVVAGLLGLQSEVTSDAACRDLLEMSRHRVLAVAHIHERLSGADRDRRLDCREYLCALVERMVRVLTYGRRRPRLVLEIENIVLDSWALAPLGLIANELLSNTVKHAFPGDREGEIRVSLRARDSRAELVVSDNGVGLPQAADAGSDSLGLELVRGLAAQLDGGLTLERGEPGTRATVFFPL from the coding sequence ATGAAGGGGAACGCGACGGAAAAAGGCAGCATCCTGGTGGTTGACGACGAGCCGATCATCACCGCCCAACTCGAGGACATGCTGGGGGCCATGGGATATCATGTGCTGGAATCGGCCGGGGCTGGCGAGGAGGCCGTGGATTTCGCCTCGCGCCTGCATCCGGACCTGGTGCTCATGGACATCGTCATGCCCGGCCGCATGGACGGCATCGCGGCCTGCGACCGCATCCAGCGGGAGTTCAACATCCCGGTGGTCCTTCTGACGGCGTTCGGCGACGACGAACACATCGCCCGGGCCAAGGCCGCCCATCCCTACGGATACATCCTAAAGCCCTACCAGAACTGCCAGATCAAGGCCTCCGTGGAAATCGCCCTGGAAAAAAAACGCATGGAGCGGGCACTGGAAAAGACCCTCGCCGCGTTTCGAGCCAAGGCCGAGGACTCGGAGCTGCGGCTGCGGGAGGCGCATCATCGCATCAAAAATCATCTGAACGTGGTGGCCGGTCTTTTGGGGTTGCAGTCGGAGGTGACCTCCGACGCGGCCTGCCGCGATCTTCTGGAGATGTCGCGGCATCGCGTCCTGGCCGTGGCCCACATCCACGAACGCTTAAGCGGCGCGGACCGCGACCGGCGCCTGGACTGCCGGGAATATCTGTGCGCCCTGGTGGAACGCATGGTCCGGGTCCTGACGTATGGGCGCCGCCGCCCCAGGCTGGTCCTGGAGATTGAAAACATCGTCCTCGACTCCTGGGCCCTGGCCCCACTGGGGCTCATCGCCAACGAACTCTTGTCCAATACCGTCAAGCACGCCTTTCCCGGTGACAGGGAGGGCGAGATCCGGGTATCCTTGCGCGCCCGGGACAGCCGGGCCGAGCTCGTGGTGAGCGACAATGGCGTGGGGCTTCCCCAGGCGGCGGACGCCGGGTCCGACAGTCTCGGCCTGGAACTGGTGCGCGGCCTGGCGGCCCAACTCGACGGCGGCCTGACCCTCGAGCGCGGCGAACCGGGGACGCGGGCCACGGTCTTTTTTCCCTTGTGA